One Dokdonia sp. Dokd-P16 genomic window carries:
- the ahcY gene encoding adenosylhomocysteinase, with product MSTKTVPYVPYKVKDISLAGWGRKEIELAEAEMPGLMSLREEYGDEQPLKGARIAGCLHMTIQTAVLIETLKALGAEVTWSSCNIFSTQDQAAAAIADAGIPVYAWKGMNEEEFDWCIEQTLFFGEDRKPLNMILDDGGDLTNMVLDRYPELAKDIKGLSEETTTGVHRLYERVKKGTLPMPAINVNDSVTKSKFDNKYGCRESAVDAIRRATDTMLAGKRVVVCGYGDVGKGTAASFKGAGSIVTVTEIDPICALQAAMDGFEVKKLNSVVGNADIVITTTGNKDIIRPEHFEAMKDKVIVCNIGHFDNEIDMGWLNSTHGATKDEIKPQVDKYTIDGKDIIVLAEGRLVNLGCATGHPSFVMSNSFTNQTLAQIELWKNSANYNNEVYMLPKHLDEKVAALHLSRLGVELETLSTEQADYIGVTVEGPFKPEYYRY from the coding sequence ATGAGCACAAAGACAGTACCGTACGTACCGTACAAAGTAAAAGATATTTCCCTAGCAGGCTGGGGACGCAAAGAGATCGAACTTGCAGAGGCAGAGATGCCTGGGCTTATGTCTCTACGTGAAGAGTATGGAGATGAGCAGCCGCTTAAAGGTGCTCGTATTGCAGGATGTCTGCATATGACAATACAGACAGCTGTTTTAATTGAAACATTAAAAGCACTAGGAGCAGAGGTAACTTGGTCTTCTTGTAACATATTTTCTACTCAAGATCAAGCTGCTGCAGCCATTGCAGATGCTGGAATACCAGTATATGCTTGGAAAGGGATGAATGAAGAAGAATTTGACTGGTGTATCGAGCAAACACTTTTCTTTGGAGAAGATCGTAAGCCATTAAACATGATCCTTGATGATGGAGGTGATCTTACTAACATGGTATTAGATCGTTACCCAGAACTTGCAAAAGATATCAAAGGTCTTTCTGAAGAAACTACGACTGGTGTACACCGTCTTTACGAGCGTGTAAAGAAAGGAACATTACCTATGCCAGCAATAAACGTAAATGATTCTGTAACTAAGTCTAAGTTTGACAACAAGTACGGATGTCGTGAGAGTGCGGTAGATGCTATACGTCGTGCTACAGATACTATGCTTGCTGGAAAGCGTGTAGTAGTATGTGGATACGGAGATGTAGGTAAAGGAACAGCAGCTTCTTTTAAAGGTGCTGGATCTATTGTTACAGTAACTGAAATTGATCCTATCTGTGCACTTCAAGCTGCAATGGACGGATTTGAAGTAAAGAAACTTAACTCTGTAGTAGGTAACGCAGATATTGTGATTACTACAACTGGAAACAAAGACATCATACGCCCAGAGCACTTTGAGGCTATGAAGGATAAGGTGATTGTATGTAACATAGGTCACTTTGATAATGAGATCGACATGGGCTGGTTAAACAGCACACACGGAGCAACTAAGGATGAAATCAAGCCACAAGTAGATAAGTATACTATAGACGGTAAAGATATTATTGTTCTTGCAGAAGGTCGTCTTGTAAACTTAGGTTGTGCAACAGGTCACCCTAGTTTTGTAATGAGTAACTCATTTACAAACCAGACGCTAGCACAAATCGAACTTTGGAAAAACAGTGCAAACTATAACAACGAAGTATACATGCTTCCTAAGCACCTTGATGAGAAAGTAGCAGCATTGCACTTATCACGTCTAGGTGTAGAGCTAGAAACTCTTTCTACAGAGCAAGCAGACTACATCGGTGTGACAGTAGAAGGGCCATTTAAGCCTGAGTACTACAGATACTAG
- a CDS encoding 4'-phosphopantetheinyl transferase family protein: MPLYKTITVSSSTTVYIWKIEEDITTLSRNIKLTDHCQNRLKGMKSELHQRGFMSIRHLLAEAGYTDFDLYYDKNGKPHLHDGKQISITHSYTFTAIIVSDQPVGIDIEKQRDKILRIAHKFTPIEEYYTLTNADARMRKLTIVWGAKESLYKLYSQEGLSFLKHIDVTDFDFDDAKTTATVNYEGAVSTYDLTFMEFEGFTCVYGF; the protein is encoded by the coding sequence ATGCCTCTTTACAAAACGATAACAGTTAGCTCGAGTACAACAGTCTATATTTGGAAGATTGAAGAAGATATTACTACGCTTTCGCGAAATATAAAACTCACAGATCATTGCCAAAATAGACTCAAGGGAATGAAGTCTGAGCTTCATCAAAGAGGTTTCATGAGTATACGCCATCTCCTCGCCGAAGCAGGCTACACAGATTTTGACTTATATTATGATAAAAACGGAAAACCTCATCTGCATGATGGCAAGCAAATCTCTATCACACATAGCTACACCTTTACTGCCATTATTGTAAGTGATCAACCCGTAGGTATCGACATAGAAAAGCAACGTGACAAAATCTTACGCATTGCTCATAAATTTACACCCATAGAAGAATACTACACACTTACTAATGCAGATGCTCGCATGCGCAAACTCACTATTGTATGGGGAGCAAAAGAGTCACTTTATAAACTATATTCACAAGAAGGGCTCAGTTTTTTAAAGCATATTGACGTTACAGATTTTGATTTTGATGATGCTAAGACTACAGCGACGGTAAATTATGAAGGTGCAGTCTCCACCTATGATCTCACCTTTATGGAGTTCGAGGGATTTACCTGTGTATATGGGTTTTAA
- a CDS encoding TM2 domain-containing protein: MRLKITLLFAFVMLAVTNTYAGFPVQRTAVAAVNGVTLTEDDQAEVLTSPAAVEADRQLIAILLWLFLGGFAAHRWYLGSPIGWNILFILTAGFFVVGWVIDGIEILTGSYPGL, translated from the coding sequence ATGAGACTCAAAATTACACTATTATTTGCGTTTGTAATGCTTGCCGTTACAAATACCTATGCTGGATTTCCAGTACAGAGAACAGCAGTTGCTGCCGTAAACGGAGTAACACTTACTGAGGATGATCAGGCAGAAGTACTTACTTCACCTGCAGCAGTAGAAGCAGATCGCCAACTGATAGCTATTTTATTATGGTTATTCTTAGGAGGTTTTGCGGCACACAGATGGTACTTAGGAAGCCCAATAGGCTGGAACATCTTATTTATTCTTACAGCAGGTTTCTTTGTTGTAGGTTGGGTAATTGATGGTATTGAGATCCTTACGGGTAGTTATCCTGGGCTGTAA
- a CDS encoding Lrp/AsnC ligand binding domain-containing protein gives MKIVKDELIIDGIDKIILRQLMEDARKPILEIARKVGISGAAIHQRLRKLEKSGLITGSKFIIDPKVLGYRTQAFIGVYLDRAANNARAVRQLKDIPEVIECHYTTGNWSVLIKILCKNNEDLMNLLNKKIQAIDGVSRTETFISLDQQIDRQIKI, from the coding sequence ATGAAAATAGTAAAAGACGAACTTATTATAGACGGTATAGATAAGATAATCTTGCGCCAACTTATGGAAGATGCCCGTAAGCCTATTCTTGAGATTGCTCGTAAAGTAGGGATTTCTGGAGCTGCCATACACCAGCGTTTACGCAAGCTTGAGAAGTCTGGACTAATAACTGGCTCTAAGTTTATTATAGATCCAAAAGTATTAGGTTATCGCACGCAAGCATTTATAGGTGTATACCTCGATAGAGCTGCCAATAATGCAAGAGCCGTACGACAACTTAAAGATATTCCCGAGGTGATAGAGTGTCATTACACTACTGGAAACTGGTCTGTACTTATCAAAATTCTGTGCAAAAACAATGAAGATTTAATGAATTTACTCAATAAAAAGATTCAAGCTATAGATGGTGTCTCTCGTACAGAAACCTTTATCTCACTTGATCAACAAATAGACAGACAGATTAAAATCTAA